The segment TGCAAAATGCCAGAGTTTCAAGCATATCTGAATGATCTCCCTGATAATGACTTCAACACCATCTTCAAATCGATTCCATCCTTCTATCAAAACCACACAAATTGTTTCGTATCAGTTGTTCCAGGTACCTTTTATGAGCGGCTATTTCCTAGCAAAAGCTTGCACTTGGTTCACTCATCTTACAGTCTTCATTGGCTATCTCAGGTACCAATGAATCATACTAAAGTCTTTTTAGTTATCTtgttaaatcatatatattgaCAAAGAGGAATCTTTTTGTGCTAAGATACACTAAACATTATGATATTCAAACTACATACTGAAACATGTAGGCTCCTGAAAAGAttgaaaacaacaacaacatttacATAACAAGGACAAGTCCTCCTCAAGTATTTGAAGCATACATGAAGCAATTTGACAATGATTTCTCAAGGTTTTTGCAAGTACGCTCCGAGGAAATAGTAACTGGTGGATACATGGTCTTAACATTTATCGGAAGGGGCATTCCTGATCCCTACGGAAATCACTCAGTTCATCTGGATCTTCTATCAAAGTCATTCGTTGATTTAATACATGAGGTCCAGTACTTCACCTCTGCTAACTTCTTGCTTTGATCTTCCAGTAATTTGTTAGAGTTTATTGATAAtagatacatcatatattacTCTAACAGTATATTAAACTAAATCCTTTGTTAaatctatgttcatgttttcttGATATGTCCTGCAGGGACTTATTGAACAGGCAAAACTAGACTCGTTCAATTATCCTTTTTACACACCATACAAGGATGAAGttgaaaaaattgttcaaatgGAAGGTTCATTTGATGTTGATACCATAAAGTTTTTCAAAGTGAACTGGGATGAGAGGGacaacgatgatgatgatgcgtATAGCAGTGGTAAACACATAGCAAGAACCACGAGAGCTGTTTCTGAACAAATGCTTGTTAGCCATTTCCAATTCGGAGATCACATTGTTGATTATTTGTTTGAAAGATATGCCTACCATTTAGCTTGTCATTTGTTGGTTCAAAAGGGTAAATTCTCCAACATTGTCATATCTTTAAGAAAGAAATGACGACAACAAGATGTTGcaatttaacaatacaattaAGTACCAGACTGGAGtgttaaaaagatatttatgtttatgttaatgTCAATTCTCGAATGTTGCAATATTGATACAGAATTCAAATCTTGAATGATCAAACCTGAAGAATCAAATTATGTAAGATTGTTCGTCACCGATGAAGAACAATTATTTACATCAAAAATTGTTGACTCTAATTTAGATGAGACATCCAGAGCACACTAGAGAGGCCAAATATAGGCGACAATGACAGTAATATCATCAATCTTGCCACCATTATGTTCAATACCAGCTTTATGACTCTCTCTCGTAAAAGGCGTATAGACCTCTGTGTTCTTGGCATTGTCTAATGCATACTGCGCAATCCTCCATGCCAATGTCTCAGGCACATCCGATTCCCATGAATCCACCCCCGCATTCACAATTGTTTCTAACTCAAAATCATGAACATTATCAAACAATCCATCGGTTCCCAACACGATCACATCCCCTGCAATCACTGGAACACTGATTTTCTCCGCTACATTCGGCTTATCAGAGGTGCTCTCATTCCCCAATTGAAAAGGACAATTAAACCTTGATTGCTGAACTTTCGATTTGTACACAATTGTCCCCTCTCTTATTACTGCAAATCCGCTATCTCCAATGTTAACAGCGTGCAATGTGTCATCGGAAAGAGACAGAATACAAGCAGTAGAAGAACCCTTATTCTTTGTTTTCGAAAAAGCTTCATTAAGAACTTTCATCAAATCAATACTACTAGTAGTAGTAGTACTATTACTCTGTTTGTGAATTGCCAATTCAGCGTTTTTCATCAATTCCCTTGAATACATACCTGAATCGATACCCTTTTTCGCCCACCCACCAACACCATCAGCAACACCGATCACCTGTTTGTTAAGGCAAATAAAACTCGCGTCTTCACCTAATGGCTTTGCTGGGTTCAATTTCGGAATGTAAAAAGACCCAGCGACCATAATCGTCTTTCCAGTGACCGCAACATCTCTACTATCAACCTCTTCAGGGATGAATGTCTCATAGGGCTTAATATCTTCATCCATAAAGTCGCATGCCGGTGTCAATCCCTCATGGCGTTCGTCATAATCGCCGGCGATGACGTCAACTTCCGATTCATCCGTGACCCGGCATCTCTTCGGAGGAGCAATATCGATCGCCATTTGAAGCAACGATGAGAAAACCctggagaagaaaaattaaGGGCTTAACATGGAGTCTGTGGGTTttagttttatataaaaagaagaTTTATTGGAAAACCAAATTCATGTAGAAAGCAGAAACCtaagaaattctttttttttttacccgATAATCAATACTCTTatgctagaataaataaatttgctgaaatataaattaaaaaataatagataacTAATACATTTATGCTACgacatatataaatatgtttaaatttaattaaataatacctCTTATAGCATGTGCGAATACATTAAAGTGAATTCATATTCACAAGTTAAAAGAAAGATTTTCAACAGCGATAACAAGCTAGACAAAAGACAATTGTTTTGTAGTTTTCTATTGTAATCTCAAGTTTATATACAAACTCTCTCGATgcattatttatgaatttctaAGGTTAAAAGAATCCTACTTGTAAACATCACAGGcctatttttttcctaattttgagttctaattaaatataaatacttaATTACTAGACTTCCTACTATGGAAATaatccaaataattaatttgaaatattcttattataataaattattaattatggtATAGAATCtattagaatttttattaaaactgaataacaatatattttaccATAAATAATATATGGTCAATAATATATATCTCTAACATTTTATCACTCTTTTTTTCCATACacgaaagaaaatattattttatatagatGTACAATTTCTTTCACAAccaaatatcttttaaaattttacatgaTTTATGAAGAATGATGACAATATTTTATTCACTTTATGTCTATACTGTCATGTACtttaatatcatattaaaataagCTTATATGTTGACATGTTAAAAGAAATTTACTAAGTAGGTGTTTGGCAATGTGATATCATATCACGATATAGTATTGTGAGATGAAATTAGTGTTTGAACATGTGATTTCATGCTGATTCTATCTCATGATTCCATATCACGAGATGTGATTCCATATTCTGcaaaaaacataatatgaaattacatggtgattccatatcatgatttaagatattttaatacaaaaattaatccACAAGTTTATAGATTAAAATAACCCCAAATTCATATCTACTaacaatttatttcatatgtaaataaaagttataatcacatcattactttttaaaatttattatcctCATCGACAACATATAGTCACTTTAACTCACACCAACCGATTGTTaaagtgatgaaatattatgatctataaacatgaaaatatagTTTGCGAATATTAACCAACAAATTGCTCAAAGTAACAATATTGGTTCGTCTTCTCGATCACATGATCGATAAATGCAAGTTCAACTTAAGAAAATTGTTCGTACTATGTGGAGGATTATATTAAAAACCAGTACACTACaatttatgttcaatttttttaattaaattaaagctaGATGAAACAATTGCTTAAGTAGAGAGCAGTTGCATCTCCGTACCTCCAGAACCCCGTAAGTTTCGGAAATCCGTTTGGACTTCCCGAAAGTAGGGGCTATGGCGTCTCTCCGTTTGGAGACTCTGGAGGATTTCCCCCATCCTTTCCCCCCCGTGTCTCTCCTCCAGCATTTCTGTGAGGCTTGAAAACCTttgtaatataatttcttatttgataagattgaataaataattgagcttttttaataattttacaatttatgagatttttatgtttatgagaaaatataacacaaaaatttcatatcacaaaacttcaatttcatcttATAATTCTATATTATAATACCATATATCATGATATAATATCACATGATCAAACTGGCCTAaatcttttcaatttatttgtccgcatttgacttattattatagatttaaaaaataaataaagtaaactattacattttatgattttagactacataaatataaaatatctttttttatctgaattgttttcttcttttaagaTTGTCAATGTACGGCATTTGCTTACTTGTACCTTCTCTGACATCCATGGAGAATCTGTCAAACAAATACTGATTTTGGTGGCAAAATCTCAAATAGTTAGCTTCTGTTTTTTCTTGTCTGTGATCAATTTTATCTCTGCTGTGTTTTTTGGGCAGAAACAGAGAGCTCTAAAAgttatcaacataaattaacgaagtaaaataaaaatgtatagatagtggaaaataaacaataatagcTTTAAGACGATAAAATAAACGGTAGCAAACTCAGCAGCAAttcaaacacaaatttaaatacTTCCATCTGTAGTTTTGCGTTGCCATTACAAAACTGCAACAGGTTGCAGTCTTGACATGTTCctcatatttttggaaaaagagTTAAACTAAATTCCTTCCACATTCTGAAGTTcaaaaacaatatgaaaaatataaactaaagtAAAAATGCAAGGTAAGTTCCAAAATTGCACAACAGAGACAGCAAATTCAACTACACAGGTTGTCCAAACTAAGCTTGAGTTGAACTGGCATTCCAACAACGGTTCTCTTTATGTATATCTAGTAGTCACCCAAAATTCTGTGGTCATCCTGCAGGATGGTAAAATGCCATCTGGAGAACAGAAGGTAATAATTGTTATCTTGCACACATTAGTCACTGATCTTCTAAGTATGAGAAAGGAACCAAACAGTGCATCAAACAGAAGTTTTGAACACTCAAAAGTATACAAGTATCTATGAACACAAAACAAAACAGTTTTTGAAATGGCGAGTAGAGAAAAAGCATATCCTAAGACCTGCAATTGAAAATGTCAAGGAAGGAACTTAAAAGGAGGTGTAAGATGTACCTTCGTGATTACCGCCTGTCAGTTTTGCCACTTGATCTCTTCCCAGAGAAGAGATGTTTCGGTTTCAGAGTAGGAATGACTCTATCGGACTCTCCCCGACGAGCATCCTTGTTCCTCTTATTAGCAGATTTCTTAAACAACTTTATAGCCTGCTCCTTCTGGGGTTTGTCCTTGAAGCCCTCCCCTGGAACAAATTCACTTCGAGGTCGTGACATTGACCTTGATCTTGCCATGGAAAGTGATCTAGACCTACGTTGCTTCTTGCTGGGAGTAATCTCATCAACATCCATTGCATCATTACCATTGTCATCTCCACGTTCAACTGATCTCTCTCGCTTACGACCCCTTGACTTACTTCGAGCTCGATTGATTGCTAGAGTTGGATCCAATCCCAGAGCAGATAACTGTCTTCCCATTCTTTTTGAAGTAAATTCCTTGTCTTTATCAAACTTTCTTGGTACTGTGGGCCTGCTCTCTGCGGTGCTCTTCTTCACTCTATGCTGCTGAATGAGcaaacttttcttttttcgGATTTCAGCTAATGCTGCTTGTTCTTCAGGGGTCAGCTCTGCACCGTCCATCTCAAAATCATCATCTCCTTCTTCCTCTTGACGAAGACCTTCTTCTCTCTCCAATTCTTCAAGCCTTTGTAAGATATCAGGGTCAACAAAGTCATAGACATTGTGCCCATCTAAAATTTCAGGCATTATATCTTCCTTCCACTCTTCATTGGCTAATAGATAGTGCTTCCTTAAGCTTGCAGAATAAACACCAGCACCTCCATTCTCATTCTCCAAATCTCTCTCAAGCTTCCTTTTCTGTTTCTCAGCATCTGCCTCAGCCTGCTTCGCTCTGGCTTCCAACACTGCCTCAGGTATGCATGCTGGCCTCTCTTTCTGGTCACGTTGTTTTGGCATAGCAACATGGAAGCGGTTCAAGCAGTCATTTAACTTTTTCGatttcattttcaattcaaCTCTTTGATTCAGTAACCTCTCACAAGCTGCATTCTTCACTGAAATTACGCCATCTTCAGTCAAAGTGCTCATAGTTAACAGCACACCTGCTTCATCTGTCGCCTCACCACCTTGACCAATCACTGTCTTCATAGCTTCATCTTTCATCTCCGCAACTAGCTTCTTATCTTCCTCAGAAATCCCTTCTAATGGCTGCAAGTCTGTTTTGTTGCATACAATCATCAACGGCTTGTTCATAAAAAGTGATTTGATGCTGTGAAAAAGAGCGGCCTGTTGTGCAATGCTATAGCCACAAGAACCAGAAATATCAAGGAAAAATAACACAGCGGCCCTCAGATGTGCTAGAGCTGTAATACTGCACATTTCTATGATATTACGATCTTCGAATGGCCTATCCAAGATCCCTGGAGTGTCGATAACTTGATACCGCAGATATTTGTAGTCAGTATGACCAACAAACAAGGACTTCGTAGTGAAGGCATAAGGCTGCACATCCACATCTGCT is part of the Solanum lycopersicum chromosome 1, SLM_r2.1 genome and harbors:
- the LOC101254633 gene encoding nucleolar GTP-binding protein 1 yields the protein MVQYNFKKIMVVPNGKDFVDIILSRTQRQTPTVVHKGYAISRIRQFYMRKVKYTQQNFYDKLSTIIDEFPRLDDIHPFYGDLLHVLYNKDHYKLALGQINTARNLISKVAKDYVKLLKYGDSLYRCKSLKVAALGRMCTVIKRIGPSLAYLEQIRQHMARLPSIDPNTRTILICGYPNVGKSSFINKITRADVDVQPYAFTTKSLFVGHTDYKYLRYQVIDTPGILDRPFEDRNIIEMCSITALAHLRAAVLFFLDISGSCGYSIAQQAALFHSIKSLFMNKPLMIVCNKTDLQPLEGISEEDKKLVAEMKDEAMKTVIGQGGEATDEAGVLLTMSTLTEDGVISVKNAACERLLNQRVELKMKSKKLNDCLNRFHVAMPKQRDQKERPACIPEAVLEARAKQAEADAEKQKRKLERDLENENGGAGVYSASLRKHYLLANEEWKEDIMPEILDGHNVYDFVDPDILQRLEELEREEGLRQEEEGDDDFEMDGAELTPEEQAALAEIRKKKSLLIQQHRVKKSTAESRPTVPRKFDKDKEFTSKRMGRQLSALGLDPTLAINRARSKSRGRKRERSVERGDDNGNDAMDVDEITPSKKQRRSRSLSMARSRSMSRPRSEFVPGEGFKDKPQKEQAIKLFKKSANKRNKDARRGESDRVIPTLKPKHLFSGKRSSGKTDRR
- the LOC101254332 gene encoding probable jasmonic acid carboxyl methyltransferase 2, with the translated sequence MGRSKVVHMNAGNGECSYASSSTLQRKVIEVAKPVLEDAIKKMFSIIGEFPKSCLNMADLGCSSGPNTLFTLSNIINIVQVLCGEKSCKMPEFQAYLNDLPDNDFNTIFKSIPSFYQNHTNCFVSVVPGTFYERLFPSKSLHLVHSSYSLHWLSQAPEKIENNNNIYITRTSPPQVFEAYMKQFDNDFSRFLQVRSEEIVTGGYMVLTFIGRGIPDPYGNHSVHLDLLSKSFVDLIHEGLIEQAKLDSFNYPFYTPYKDEVEKIVQMEGSFDVDTIKFFKVNWDERDNDDDDAYSSGKHIARTTRAVSEQMLVSHFQFGDHIVDYLFERYAYHLACHLLVQKGKFSNIVISLRKK
- the LOC104648136 gene encoding probable protein phosphatase 2C 80, whose amino-acid sequence is MAIDIAPPKRCRVTDESEVDVIAGDYDERHEGLTPACDFMDEDIKPYETFIPEEVDSRDVAVTGKTIMVAGSFYIPKLNPAKPLGEDASFICLNKQVIGVADGVGGWAKKGIDSGMYSRELMKNAELAIHKQSNSTTTTSSIDLMKVLNEAFSKTKNKGSSTACILSLSDDTLHAVNIGDSGFAVIREGTIVYKSKVQQSRFNCPFQLGNESTSDKPNVAEKISVPVIAGDVIVLGTDGLFDNVHDFELETIVNAGVDSWESDVPETLAWRIAQYALDNAKNTEVYTPFTRESHKAGIEHNGGKIDDITVIVAYIWPL